In Bubalus bubalis isolate 160015118507 breed Murrah chromosome 20, NDDB_SH_1, whole genome shotgun sequence, the sequence AGCTGGCAACAAGCCCCAGGGGTGGGACAGATGAGGCCCCAGAATGGAAGCAGCTGAGCAATTACTTCCTCCGCCATAGGCCTTGGCTGCAGCTGGGTGGAGAGCGATGGCCCGGGGTCCAGTTGCTCAGGGTGTCCCTTGGCTGAAGTACCTAGGTCAGCAGCTGTAGGGCTGAGGCCTCTGGTGGGGCCTAACTGAATCAAGATAGGCTTTGCTGGGGAGAACCTGAGTCCCACACTGAAAGTGCcataccccccaccccacccctgacaCATGCACTCTGGCCCAGGCCCCTTTCCTGCCCCAGGTCTCCCTTGGGACAGGAAACCCCTGCCTCGGGTGGGGAGAGGAGCCAGGCCAGTTCCACGAGGATCTATGCCTGAGAAGTAGGCCTCTCCTCGGTATATTTACTAggaaattttattcaaatagaGGCTGGCGCCTGAACCCTCCTTGGGGAATCCAGTGGGGTGGGAAAGGCCTGGACTAGCCTTCCCCCTGCCTCTTTGGGGCGTCCCTGGCCTGCTGCTCAAATCGCCCGCCTGCCCTTCCTTAGGTTCTGGGTCCCTGGGCCCTCCCCACCACTGCGAAGGCCACAGCCCTGCCCTGCTAGTGCTCCCCAAGCACCCTTGGCTGTTCCCCGGGGCGCTATCTGGGCCCTGGGGAGCTCCCAGCGCAAACTGCTCTCTTCTGGGCCATTCtttcccagccccctcctcccttccgTTTCCGCGGGGCCCGTGTGGCCGGCAGCTGAGGCAGCGGCCGGCGCTGGGCAGGGGGGGGCGGGCAGGCGTCGGGGCTCCCGCCCGCCCCTTCCCCTCCGCCGGCCCGCCCCGGGGCCTGGGCCAACTGAAACCACAGGAGGAGGAAGCGCGGAATCAGGAACTGGCCGGGCGGTGTGGGGCCTGAGTGTAAGTCGGTCCTCGGAGGCCCAGGAGCAGCTGCCCGCACTGGTAATGCCTGTACCGAGGCCCGGGAGGTGGCGGCCAACCCGCGAGGCGGTTGGGCAGGGGCCTGGCAGGCGATCAGAGAGAGGGACATGGGACAGGGTGGAACAGGGGCCACGGGAGGgtaggggctggaggtgggggtggggggtggccgCGTGGGGTGCCTGCAGGGGCAGCCTTGGCCCTGTCAAGGGCCCAGTATACATCTTACACCTGCAGTGGGAGCTGGGTGGAAAGATCCAGGGAGGGAGACTGGGGGAGGTTTCTGTTCCAGGCCTGGGGAGGAGACCTCCGGCATCAGGCCTCCACCTGGGACTGCATTGGGGAGGGGCAGGATGGGAAGCACCTACGGCTTTCTCAGGCCAGGCGGTGTTTCGTACCCATCACTGAGTTCCAGGGGGACAGGAGACCACCTTCTGCCTGTCTGTGGCTCTTCAGCCCCTCGCCTCCCTGTCCCGCCCTCCCCACCAGTCCATCTCCAGCTACTCACCCCCAGTGGCGgcctctcctctctctgtccccagGACGACATTATGGGCTTCTCTTCGGAGCTGTGCAGCCCCCAGGGCCATGGGGCCGTGCAGCAGATGCAGGAGGCCGAGCTCCGGCTGCTGGAGGGCATGAGGAAGTGGATGGCCCAGCGGGTCAAGAGCGACAGGGAATATGCCGGGCTGCTTCACCACATGTCGCTGCAGGATAGCGGGGGCCAGAGCCGGGGCATCGGCCCACACAGCCCCATCAGTCAGGTGGGATTCTagactccctccctcttcccGCCCTCCACCAGCAAATTCCCGTGGGTGCCTGGGTAGGTCCGCCTGCCCCTTCCTTTTCCCAGAGTCCCCCGCTGGGGAGGGTTGGAGATTTGGCAGGCCCATCTCGGAAGCTAGGTTCCCCACTCCCTGCCttgcctgcccctccccactgcaGTCCTGGACAGAGCTCACCAGCCAGACAGAGAGCCTGAGCCGGGTGCTGAGGCAGCACGCGGAGGACCTGAACTCAGGGCCCCTGAGCAAGCTGAGTCTGCTGATCCGGGAGCGCCAGCAACTGCGCAAAACCTACAACGAGCAgtggcagcagctgcagcaggagtTCACCAAGGTGGGTGGGCTTCTGTCTTCCCTGCCTACATTTTGAGCCTCAGAGGGCTGGTTTTGCAAGGAACCCCTGGATTTCCTGAAGAAGTGGAAGTGTCTGACCACAGGCCTGCCCTCAGAGCCAGGTccagcttccttccctccttcccgcTGCAGCTAGGACTGGCCTTTGGCGGGGGgccctctgttcttttttctgtcCCCCTAATGTGTGCCAGGGCAGAGGAGCACTGGGAAGCGCAAGGATGAGTGATCCAGCCATTGCCTGGGAGGAGCTCAGGACCAAGGGGGGCGGtgctcatctcctgcactgcaccaGCTGGCccttgagagagacagagagagggatggCGCTTGGCTCAAGGCTCACTCCTCCCAGGGACTCAGGGACTCCACAAGGCAGCAGCGTGGTCCTCTGACTCGGAAGTTAAGGACTGGGGCTGTGAAGTGGGCCTGCCCGCATTTGAATCCTGCCCAGCTCCTCGGTCTAGAGGCTGTTTGATAGGAGCTATTTACGTGGAGGCTTTAGCCTTCTTCAATATGCTGGGCAGCCGTCTGCACCACACCCCTTTTCCCAGCGCAAACCCCAGCTTTGCAGTGGCCCCACAGCGGCCCCTGGTGGCCAGTCTTCACCCAGTCATCCCTCTCTCCAGGAGATCACCTAATTCAGGTGTCAGCCTGCTTTTTGTGAGCAGTGTAAGTAGAACACAGACTTGCCCATATGTTTGTCATACTATGGCTACTGAagagctagggcttccctggtggttcagtggtagagaatccgcctgcatttgCGGAtgggatctctgggtcaggaagatcccctggagaagggaatggccaccccctccagtattcttgcctggagaatcccatggacagaaggagcctggcaggttacagtccatgggggtcacaaaagagtcggacgtgacttagcgactaaacaatagcacTGAAGAGCTAAAATGGCAGAGCCAAGCAATTTTAACAGAGACTACACGGCCTATAAGCCTAAAATGTTTCCGCTCTGGCCCTGAAGGAAAAGGCTGATCTAGTCTGTGCACTTCGCTCTGtggcagatgaggaagctgaggttcagaggaGAGGGGTGGAGTTTGTTCTGAGTATCCCAGCACATCAGCAGGGAACTGGGGTCTTCATCCAATCTTGACCATCTGTTGTTCCTGCCACCAGGAACATAACTGGGGATGCAGtacaaaaggaaaacacaggGCTCCTTGTCaacaaataattaagaatttcaaTATGGCATCAACGGCGTTCAGCCAAGCACAGGTCCTTCTAAGCATGGAGCTCTGCACAGCCCACACACACGCCTGCCACCTGATACCACTCTAGGCCAAGGAGGGACAGTTGTCGCCTGCCCAGTCCAGCTCTCTGCCACCCCCAGAGCCTCCCTGTCCTTAGCCTAGCTCCTCTGATCTTAACCTCAGCAACAACGGCTAAGTCCCAGGGGTCTCCAGGTCCTTCCTGAAGTATGGGCTTGGAGCACTTGCCCACCTGGACCACAGGCCCCATCCAGGGCTGCACCTTAGGCAGGAATCCTCCAGGGACCTGCTGAATTACACCaatccctcctctctctccagagTCACAGCCAGGACATTGAGAAGCTGAAGAGCCAGTACCGAGCCCTGGCACGGGACAGCGCCCAGGCCCGGCGCAAGTACCAGGAGGCCGGCAAAGGTCCGAGGCTTCCCTCCCTGAAAAGGGTGGGGATTCAGCGCAGGCCCTTCCACAGGTACCACGGGGGCAGCGGGTGCTGCCTAGGCCTCTGCTCTGGGTAACCCTCACCTCCTTCCCCTGATCTGGTAGACAAGGACCGTGACAAGGCCAAGGACAAGTATGTGCGCAGCCTGTGGAAGCTCTTTGCTCACCACAACCGCTATGTGCTGGGCGTGCGGGCAGCACAGTTGcatcaccagcaccaccaccggCTCATGCTGCCCAGCCTGCTTCAGTCCCTGCAAGACCTGCACCAGGAGATGGCCTGCATCCTGTGAGCCCACAGCCCCGCCCACCCCTGCTCCCACCTAGCCGCCACAGCCCTAACGCCCAGAGGCAGGGTCCAGAAAACCCCACCCTGTGAAACTGACAGTCTTGTAATCACGTGCAAACGAGCCCTGGGCCAGTCAGTTGACAtccaaattatattattttgGGGCCCTTATTGCAGGGTTCTATTATGTGTAtgggctcttccctggtggctcagatggtaaagaatctgcctgcaatgcgggagacctgggtttgatccctgggtcaggaagattcccctggagaagggaatggcaacccacttcagtattcatgcctggagaatcccatggacaggctcctctgtccatggggtcgcagaagagttggacgcaactctTCTGAGTgattagcactttcactttcattatatgTATTGAACACCATTCTAGGCTCTCCTGGGTGATCCAGCAGAGAATAGAGACAAAATTCTTTCAAATAGAGACTTTCAAATAGAGACAAAATTCTGTCCTCTAGGATTATTCAtttgtggaaaaagaaaaggaaatcagcaAGTAAAGTAGAAAGCCTGTTAGAGGTGATagatgctatggagaaaaataagaaaatggggaTGCAGGGGGGCAGGGTAGGAGGTTATTGTTTTTTGGGATTTTTTTATGAGACAgttctttatatgtatttattttttatttttacttacttagttttggctgcactgggttttcattgctgtgcaaagggctttctctagttgcagcgatcaggggctactctctagttgtgctgtgagggcttttctctggtggaacgcgggctctagagcataagCTTTAGaagttgtagcacacaggagtAGtcgccctgaggcatgtgggatcatccctgagcagggatcaacctgtgtcccctgcattggcagacctgtactggaccaccagggaagtccgggaGCTTACTGTTTTAAGGGGAATGGTCTGGGAAAGCCTCAAAAGTGCAAGCGTGAGCCAGGCAGATGTTTGGAGAAGGGTCATACTAGAAAGAGGAAACCGCAGGCTCGAGGTGGGAGAATGCCTGAAATCAAGGAACAGCTAGGAAGTCAGTGTAGCCTGTGCAGAGCACGGGAAGTCAGACGAGGGGCTGCAGGAGAATAATAAAGGGTCCGGCAGGCCATTGTGAGGACTTGGGCTCCGAGTGGACCAGAAGAGTGGCCGGATCTGAGCCGTCTTACTAAGGTCAGTCTGGCTGCCAAGTTAAGAATAGACTTAAGGGGGCAAGACAGGATTAGACCAGACAGGAGCCACGACAGTGATCCGGACCACAGACCACGGCCCCTAGACCCAGGCAGTAGCAATGGAGGGGAGAAGTGGTCAGGTCTCGGAAGTACTTTGAAAGTGGAGCCAGTGGAATTTCCTCATGGACTGGAAGCGGGGTGTGGATAGAAAAGTCAAGGATGGCTCCAGAGGCTTGGCCCAGAGCCCCTGGAAGGCAGAGGCCACGTGGAGAAGGCACTGGGAGAAGCAGGTTCAGAGGACAGCCAGAGGAGTTCATTTTTCAGCCGGTGGAGTCTGGGTGTCTAAGAGATGTCCAATGGGATGTGTTGAATAGATGGATGGTTACATGAGACAACTGAAGCTCTGGGAGGTGTTGGGACTGGAGGTATCAATATGGGGTCAGCACAGTGATGGCTTCGGGGGTTATCAGAGCCCCCGGAGCCCCACTGTGGGGCTGACTGCCCAGAGCAGACACATTTGTAGCTCACATTTCGCGAGCACTTCCTCACACCAAACGCTCCACTCATCTGCGGTCACTGGGGCCTTGTTATGACTTCCGGGAGATGCTAAGTGACTTGCCTGTGGTCATTTGATTGGTcagtgatgggggagggggaaggcgaGCCCAAATCCAGTGCCATGGGCCCCAAGCTTCTAGCCTTGTCCAGCCTGaggtctccctgacccagggtctggtctgggggcaggaaggagaccCTGCAGGAGTACCTGGAGATTAGCAGCCTGGTGCAAGACGAGGTGGTGACCATTCACCGGGAAATGGCCGCAGCGGTGGCCCGCATCCAGCCGGAGGCTGAGTACCAAGGCTTCCTGCAGCAGTACGGGTAAGCCCCTCCTTGCGGGGGGCCGGGCGCCTGGGCGGCTGGACTGTTGGGCACTGATGGGCACCGTTGCCGTAGGTCCGCCCCTGACATCCCACCCTGTGTCACCTTTGACGAGTCACTGCTGGAAGAGACTGAGCTGCTGGAGCCCGGGGAGCTGCAGCTGAACGAACTGACAGTGGAGAGCGTGCAGCACACGTGTGTGGGGGCTCTCCTGAGGACCGAGGGGGGAGGTAGACGCTGCCCATGCAGCGCTGCGGCCAGCCTGCCGGGCTTACTCGGCTTGGCAGGGAGGCAGCCAAGGGGCACGGCTCTCACACTGCCCTTCCTCTGGGCACAGGCTGACCTCGGTGACAGATGACCTGGCCACAGCCACCCAGACGGTGCTCAGTCGGCAGGAGGCAGTCACTCAGCTGCAGCAAGAGCTCTGGAATGAGGAGCAGACCACCCACCCCCGGGAGCGGTGAGTGGGGCCCACCGACAGCGGCCTTCTGGTCCTCCCTGCCCTCCATCCAGCCTGCCTGGCTCACCCCTAGCCTTCAGCTGCAGGCTgaccccctctctcccctccatcACTGCCCGCCCCTGCCTGCAGGGTGCAGCTGCTGGGCAAGAAGCAGGCACTGCAGGAGGcgctgcaggggctgcaggtcGCGCTGTGCAGGCAGGCCAAGCTGCAGGCCCAGCAGGAGCTGCTGCAGGCCAAGCTGGAGTGGCTGGGCCCTGGTGAGCCCCCGCCCGTCTTGCTCCTGCAGGACGATCGCCACTCCACCTCGTCCTCGGTGAGCCGCCCACCGGCTGCCCCATGCCGCCAGCCCTGCCCGCCCACCCCCAGGGGCGGCCCACCTCATGTtcacctccccctccctccccaagccCGGCCACCCGCTGACGTCTGTCCCTGGCCTCAGGAGCAGGAGCGAGAAGGGGGAAGGACGCCCACCCTGGAGATCCTCAAGAGCCACATCTCGGGAATCTTCCGTCCCAAGTTCTCGGTGAGTGGATCCACAGCTCCACCCTTCCCGAAGGGGTGGGCCAGGCCAGGGCTCTCAGGGATGTCTCCCTAGGCCACTAGGTTTAGTCCCGGAGTTTAGTTACTGAAGGCTCCTCCCAGGCCACTTTTACTGGGGCGCCCCTCTCTTCCCTGGGACTCCAGATCCTGTCACCCCTGCCTACCCCTTCTTCTCTATCACCCACGTTGTGTGGCACGGTCACCCCAGGGCTCTCCCTGCTCCAGGAGTGGTTGCGGGCTGCAGACTGGTGGACAAGGCAAAGCTTGGTTTGAGGTCAGCCAGCCTGGGCAAGTTTATTGCTGGTTCCGAGGGTTGCAGGCGGCTCTATGTGGCACTCCGGTGGTTTGTGAGGACGGGAGGCCTGTGAGAGGCAGACAGCCAGAGACGCCTCCCCCACAACCAACTGGCTGGCCTAGCGACTCCTCCTTGCTCCTCCCCCGTGCCTTTCCAGCTCCCCCCGCCGCTGCAGCTCGTTCCAGAGGTGCAGAAACCCCTGCATGAGCAGGTGTGGTACCACGGGGCCATCCCGCGGACAGAGGTGGCTGAG encodes:
- the FES gene encoding tyrosine-protein kinase Fes/Fps isoform X2, with the translated sequence MGFSSELCSPQGHGAVQQMQEAELRLLEGMRKWMAQRVKSDREYAGLLHHMSLQDSGGQSRGIGPHSPISQSWTELTSQTESLSRVLRQHAEDLNSGPLSKLSLLIRERQQLRKTYNEQWQQLQQEFTKSHSQDIEKLKSQYRALARDSAQARRKYQEAGKGPRLPSLKRVGIQRRPFHRKETLQEYLEISSLVQDEVVTIHREMAAAVARIQPEAEYQGFLQQYGSAPDIPPCVTFDESLLEETELLEPGELQLNELTVESVQHTLTSVTDDLATATQTVLSRQEAVTQLQQELWNEEQTTHPRERVQLLGKKQALQEALQGLQVALCRQAKLQAQQELLQAKLEWLGPGEPPPVLLLQDDRHSTSSSEQEREGGRTPTLEILKSHISGIFRPKFSLPPPLQLVPEVQKPLHEQVWYHGAIPRTEVAELLTHSGDFLVRESQGKQEYVLSVLWDGQPRHFIIQSADNLYRLEGDGFPSIPLLIDHLLRSQQPLTKKSGIVLNRAVPKDKWALSHEDLVLGEQIGRGNFGEVFSGRLRADNTLVAVKSCRETLPPDLKAKFLQEARILKQYSHPNIVRLIGVCTQRQPIYIVMELVQGGDFLTFLRTEGARLRVKTLLQMVGDAAAGMEYLESKCCIHRDLAARNCLVTEKNVLKISDFGMSREEADGIYAASGGLRQVPVKWTAPEALNYGRYSSESDVWSFGILLWETFSLGASPYPNLSNQQTREFVEKGGRLPCPELCPDAVFRLMEQCWAYEPGQRPTFSVIYQELQSIRKRHR
- the FES gene encoding tyrosine-protein kinase Fes/Fps isoform X1, whose product is MGFSSELCSPQGHGAVQQMQEAELRLLEGMRKWMAQRVKSDREYAGLLHHMSLQDSGGQSRGIGPHSPISQSWTELTSQTESLSRVLRQHAEDLNSGPLSKLSLLIRERQQLRKTYNEQWQQLQQEFTKSHSQDIEKLKSQYRALARDSAQARRKYQEAGKDKDRDKAKDKYVRSLWKLFAHHNRYVLGVRAAQLHHQHHHRLMLPSLLQSLQDLHQEMACILKETLQEYLEISSLVQDEVVTIHREMAAAVARIQPEAEYQGFLQQYGSAPDIPPCVTFDESLLEETELLEPGELQLNELTVESVQHTLTSVTDDLATATQTVLSRQEAVTQLQQELWNEEQTTHPRERVQLLGKKQALQEALQGLQVALCRQAKLQAQQELLQAKLEWLGPGEPPPVLLLQDDRHSTSSSEQEREGGRTPTLEILKSHISGIFRPKFSLPPPLQLVPEVQKPLHEQVWYHGAIPRTEVAELLTHSGDFLVRESQGKQEYVLSVLWDGQPRHFIIQSADNLYRLEGDGFPSIPLLIDHLLRSQQPLTKKSGIVLNRAVPKDKWALSHEDLVLGEQIGRGNFGEVFSGRLRADNTLVAVKSCRETLPPDLKAKFLQEARILKQYSHPNIVRLIGVCTQRQPIYIVMELVQGGDFLTFLRTEGARLRVKTLLQMVGDAAAGMEYLESKCCIHRDLAARNCLVTEKNVLKISDFGMSREEADGIYAASGGLRQVPVKWTAPEALNYGRYSSESDVWSFGILLWETFSLGASPYPNLSNQQTREFVEKGGRLPCPELCPDAVFRLMEQCWAYEPGQRPTFSVIYQELQSIRKRHR